In a single window of the Pongo abelii isolate AG06213 chromosome 1, NHGRI_mPonAbe1-v2.0_pri, whole genome shotgun sequence genome:
- the TINAGL1 gene encoding tubulointerstitial nephritis antigen-like isoform X3, translating to MHGAPTVRRPQQASSTCQENRQWQCDQEPCLVDPDMIKAINQGNYGWQAGNHSAFWGMTLDEGIRYRLGTIRPSSSVMNMHEIYTVLNPGEVLPTAFEASEKWPNLIHEPLDQGNCAGSWAFSTAAVASDRVSIHSLGHMTPVLSPQNLLSCDTHQQQGCRGGRLDGAWWFLRRRGVVSDHCYPFSGRERDEAGPTPPCMMHSRAMGRGKRQATASCPNSHVNNNDIYQVTPVYRLGSNDKEIMKELMENGPVQALMEVHEDFFLYKGGIYSHTPVSLGRPERYRRHGTHSVKITGWGEETLPDGRTLKYWTAANSWGPAWGERGHFRIVRGVNECDIESFVLGVWGRVGMEDMGHH from the exons ATGCATGGAGCACCCACAGTGAGGAGGCCACAGCAGGCATCCAG CACCTGCCAGGAGAACAGGCAGTGGCAGTGTGACCAAGAACCATGCCTGGTGGATCCAGACATGATCAAAGCCATCAACCAGGGCAACTATGG CTGGCAGGCTGGGAACCACAGCGCCTTCTGGGGCATGACCCTGGATGAGGGCATTCGCTACCGCCTGGGCACCATCCGCCCATCTTCCTCGGTCATGAACATGCATGAAATTTAT ACAGTGCTGAACCCAGGGGAGGTGCTTCCCACGGCCTTCGAGGCCTCTGAGAAGTGGCCCAACCTGATTCATGAGCCTCTTGACCAGGGCAACTGCGCAGGCTCCTGGGCCTTCTCCACAGCGG CTGTGGCATCCGATCGTGTCTCAATCCATTCTCTGGGACACATGACGCCTGTCCTGTCGCCCCAGAACCTGCTGTCTTGTGACACCCACCAGCAGCAGGGCTGCCGCGGTGGGCGTCTCGATGGTGCCTGGTGGTTCCTGCGTCGCCGAGG GGTGGTGTCTGACCACTGCTACCCCTTCTCGGGCCGCGAACGAGACGAGGCTGGCCCTACGCCCCCCTGCATGATGCACAGCCGAGCCATGGGTCGGGGCAAGCGCCAGGCCACTGCCAGCTGCCCCAACAGCCATGTTAATAACAATGACATCTACCAGGTCACTCCTGTCTACCGCCTTGGCTCCAAC GACAAGGAGATCATGAAGGAGCTGATGGAGAATGGCCCTGTCCAAG CCCTCATGGAGGTGCACGAGGACTTCTTCCTATACAAGGGAGGCATCTACAGCCACACGCCAGTGAGCCTTGGGAGGCCAGAGAGATACCGCCGGCACGGGACCCACTCAGTCAAGATCACAGG ATGGGGAGAGGAGACGCTGCCAGATGGAAGGACGCTCAAATACTGg ACTGCGGCCAACTCCTGGGGCCCAGCCTGGGGCGAGAGGGGCCACTTCCGCATCGTGCGCGGCGTCAATGAGTGCGACATCGAGAGCTTCGTGCTGGGCGTCTGGGGCCGCGTGGGCATGGAGGACATGGGTCATCACTGA
- the TINAGL1 gene encoding tubulointerstitial nephritis antigen-like isoform X2, which produces MWRCPLGLLLLLPLAGHVALGAQQGRGRRELAPGLHLRGIRDAGGRYCQEQDLCCRGRADDCALPYLGAICYCDLFCNRTISDCCPDFWDFCLGVPPPFPPIQGCMHGGRIYPILGTYWDNCNRCTCQENRQWQCDQEPCLVDPDMIKAINQGNYGWQAGNHSAFWGMTLDEGIRYRLGTIRPSSSVMNMHEIYTVLNPGEVLPTAFEASEKWPNLIHEPLDQGNCAGSWAFSTAAVASDRVSIHSLGHMTPVLSPQNLLSCDTHQQQGCRGGRLDGAWWFLRRRGVVSDHCYPFSGRERDEAGPTPPCMMHSRAMGRGKRQATASCPNSHVNNNDIYQVTPVYRLGSNDKEIMKELMENGPVQALMEVHEDFFLYKGGIYSHTPVSLGRPERYRRHGTHSVKITGEKTETQKEKGLALGRTEGWEPLKAFLGTVPS; this is translated from the exons ATGTGGCGATGTCCACTGGGGCTACTGCTGTTGCTGCCGCTGGCTGGCCACGTGGCTCTGGGTGCCCAGCAGGGTCGTGGGCGCCGGGAGCTAGCACCGGGTCTGCACCTGCGGGGCATCCGGGACGCGGGAGGCCGGTACTGCCAGGAGCAGGACCTGTGCTGCCGCGGCCGTGCCGACGACTGTGCCCTGCCCTACCTGGGCGCCATCTGTTACTGTGACCTCTTCTGCAACCGCACGATCTCCGACTGCTGCCCTGACTTCTGGGACTTCTGCCTCGGCGTGCCACCCCCTTTTCCCCCGATCCAAG GATGTATGCATGGAGGTCGTATCTATCCAATCTTGGGAACCTACTGGGACAACTGTAACCGTTG CACCTGCCAGGAGAACAGGCAGTGGCAGTGTGACCAAGAACCATGCCTGGTGGATCCAGACATGATCAAAGCCATCAACCAGGGCAACTATGG CTGGCAGGCTGGGAACCACAGCGCCTTCTGGGGCATGACCCTGGATGAGGGCATTCGCTACCGCCTGGGCACCATCCGCCCATCTTCCTCGGTCATGAACATGCATGAAATTTAT ACAGTGCTGAACCCAGGGGAGGTGCTTCCCACGGCCTTCGAGGCCTCTGAGAAGTGGCCCAACCTGATTCATGAGCCTCTTGACCAGGGCAACTGCGCAGGCTCCTGGGCCTTCTCCACAGCGG CTGTGGCATCCGATCGTGTCTCAATCCATTCTCTGGGACACATGACGCCTGTCCTGTCGCCCCAGAACCTGCTGTCTTGTGACACCCACCAGCAGCAGGGCTGCCGCGGTGGGCGTCTCGATGGTGCCTGGTGGTTCCTGCGTCGCCGAGG GGTGGTGTCTGACCACTGCTACCCCTTCTCGGGCCGCGAACGAGACGAGGCTGGCCCTACGCCCCCCTGCATGATGCACAGCCGAGCCATGGGTCGGGGCAAGCGCCAGGCCACTGCCAGCTGCCCCAACAGCCATGTTAATAACAATGACATCTACCAGGTCACTCCTGTCTACCGCCTTGGCTCCAAC GACAAGGAGATCATGAAGGAGCTGATGGAGAATGGCCCTGTCCAAG CCCTCATGGAGGTGCACGAGGACTTCTTCCTATACAAGGGAGGCATCTACAGCCACACGCCAGTGAGCCTTGGGAGGCCAGAGAGATACCGCCGGCACGGGACCCACTCAGTCAAGATCACAGG ggagaaaactgagactcagaaagagaAAGGACTTGCCCTGGGTCGAACTGAAGGTTGGGAGCCTCTGAAGGCTTTTTTAGGAACCGTTCCTTCCTGA
- the TINAGL1 gene encoding tubulointerstitial nephritis antigen-like isoform X1: MWRCPLGLLLLLPLAGHVALGAQQGRGRRELAPGLHLRGIRDAGGRYCQEQDLCCRGRADDCALPYLGAICYCDLFCNRTISDCCPDFWDFCLGVPPPFPPIQGCMHGGRIYPILGTYWDNCNRCTCQENRQWQCDQEPCLVDPDMIKAINQGNYGWQAGNHSAFWGMTLDEGIRYRLGTIRPSSSVMNMHEIYTVLNPGEVLPTAFEASEKWPNLIHEPLDQGNCAGSWAFSTAAVASDRVSIHSLGHMTPVLSPQNLLSCDTHQQQGCRGGRLDGAWWFLRRRGVVSDHCYPFSGRERDEAGPTPPCMMHSRAMGRGKRQATASCPNSHVNNNDIYQVTPVYRLGSNDKEIMKELMENGPVQALMEVHEDFFLYKGGIYSHTPVSLGRPERYRRHGTHSVKITGWGEETLPDGRTLKYWTAANSWGPAWGERGHFRIVRGVNECDIESFVLGVWGRVGMEDMGHH, encoded by the exons ATGTGGCGATGTCCACTGGGGCTACTGCTGTTGCTGCCGCTGGCTGGCCACGTGGCTCTGGGTGCCCAGCAGGGTCGTGGGCGCCGGGAGCTAGCACCGGGTCTGCACCTGCGGGGCATCCGGGACGCGGGAGGCCGGTACTGCCAGGAGCAGGACCTGTGCTGCCGCGGCCGTGCCGACGACTGTGCCCTGCCCTACCTGGGCGCCATCTGTTACTGTGACCTCTTCTGCAACCGCACGATCTCCGACTGCTGCCCTGACTTCTGGGACTTCTGCCTCGGCGTGCCACCCCCTTTTCCCCCGATCCAAG GATGTATGCATGGAGGTCGTATCTATCCAATCTTGGGAACCTACTGGGACAACTGTAACCGTTG CACCTGCCAGGAGAACAGGCAGTGGCAGTGTGACCAAGAACCATGCCTGGTGGATCCAGACATGATCAAAGCCATCAACCAGGGCAACTATGG CTGGCAGGCTGGGAACCACAGCGCCTTCTGGGGCATGACCCTGGATGAGGGCATTCGCTACCGCCTGGGCACCATCCGCCCATCTTCCTCGGTCATGAACATGCATGAAATTTAT ACAGTGCTGAACCCAGGGGAGGTGCTTCCCACGGCCTTCGAGGCCTCTGAGAAGTGGCCCAACCTGATTCATGAGCCTCTTGACCAGGGCAACTGCGCAGGCTCCTGGGCCTTCTCCACAGCGG CTGTGGCATCCGATCGTGTCTCAATCCATTCTCTGGGACACATGACGCCTGTCCTGTCGCCCCAGAACCTGCTGTCTTGTGACACCCACCAGCAGCAGGGCTGCCGCGGTGGGCGTCTCGATGGTGCCTGGTGGTTCCTGCGTCGCCGAGG GGTGGTGTCTGACCACTGCTACCCCTTCTCGGGCCGCGAACGAGACGAGGCTGGCCCTACGCCCCCCTGCATGATGCACAGCCGAGCCATGGGTCGGGGCAAGCGCCAGGCCACTGCCAGCTGCCCCAACAGCCATGTTAATAACAATGACATCTACCAGGTCACTCCTGTCTACCGCCTTGGCTCCAAC GACAAGGAGATCATGAAGGAGCTGATGGAGAATGGCCCTGTCCAAG CCCTCATGGAGGTGCACGAGGACTTCTTCCTATACAAGGGAGGCATCTACAGCCACACGCCAGTGAGCCTTGGGAGGCCAGAGAGATACCGCCGGCACGGGACCCACTCAGTCAAGATCACAGG ATGGGGAGAGGAGACGCTGCCAGATGGAAGGACGCTCAAATACTGg ACTGCGGCCAACTCCTGGGGCCCAGCCTGGGGCGAGAGGGGCCACTTCCGCATCGTGCGCGGCGTCAATGAGTGCGACATCGAGAGCTTCGTGCTGGGCGTCTGGGGCCGCGTGGGCATGGAGGACATGGGTCATCACTGA